The region AATTCTTTCATATAAGTCAGCTGATAATTCGGTAACAATTCGGGATGAAAAATTTTAATATAATCTTTCAGTACCCAGTCTGCTCTTACAATACCACTTTCGAAAAAGTCATTGGCTTTTTCTTTTTCTCTGCCTCCAATGCCATAAACATAGCCCTTATTAAAAACATCCAGCTTGCCATAGAACGGATTCATATTCAACATTTCTTTTTTAGAAGCGTGATTGCCTGCATTTACCCAGTATTTTACCCCATTAGCTTTTGAAAACACTTCTTCAAAGCTCATTGTTACTGCTTTTTCTTCTGTATTATTATTCAGAATATATTGCGCATTCGCATCTGAAATATAGTTGGCTACAGAGGTTTTTCCTCCCGGAAGATACCAAACATCGCCATACATTTCATTCGCCAGAACCACAGGCTTTTGTGTAGCTTTTAAAGCTAATTGCTTAAGTTCATTATAATTTTTTTCGATTTCCGCATATTCGGTTTCGGCTTTTTCATCCATCCCAAATAATTTTCCGAAAAGTTTTAGATATGCTGTTTTTTCCAATGGTTTCTGTTCTTTATACTCATCCAAAAAAATTACCTGAATACCATTGTTTTTCAACAGTTCATATGTATTATCAAAACTGGCAATATGATTGGTAAAAATTACATCTGGTTTTAAAGATATAATCTGTTCCACATCATATTTCTGTTCATTTCCAACATTTTTTATTTTACCC is a window of Candidatus Chryseobacterium colombiense DNA encoding:
- a CDS encoding ABC transporter substrate-binding protein, with product MKSRIFLIFAICALISCKRDPKISSSQWISVSEYVQYNETGDVLKLKSGNFNYDFKKSQIPFKKVILLNASMAGYISELGAEDLITGVSSPEYIFSEKIHEKIKKGKIKNVGNEQKYDVEQIISLKPDVIFTNHIASFDNTYELLKNNGIQVIFLDEYKEQKPLEKTAYLKLFGKLFGMDEKAETEYAEIEKNYNELKQLALKATQKPVVLANEMYGDVWYLPGGKTSVANYISDANAQYILNNNTEEKAVTMSFEEVFSKANGVKYWVNAGNHASKKEMLNMNPFYGKLDVFNKGYVYGIGGREKEKANDFFESGIVRADWVLKDYIKIFHPELLPNYQLTYMKELK